From one Streptomyces spiramyceticus genomic stretch:
- a CDS encoding GNAT family N-acetyltransferase: protein MTVDVRTITASEYPDWLAALATGFLRRTVASEAEVAERMAYTGLERVQGAFDDGRCVATYRSFAQELTVPGGAQLPASAVSNVTVTATHRRRGLLSRMMDTDLAAAKERGDVLSTLIAAEYPIYGRYGFGPAAGFTEWEVDVPRSGLDPRWAGPDDGGRVDLTDGADVRKLGPELYERFRAVQHGAIDRDERWWQLNTGQVTQAHQPWSKPFYAVYRSAHGEVEGLMVFDSDEKWADAKQPLNTATVRGMIAVTPAAERALWHFVCAVDWITSVRSGYRASDDLLPLLLPDPRAARIVSQADFLWVRLLDVVRALEARTYAVPASLVLEVHDAAGLAGGRFRLDAAPDGAVCVPTSESPGLTLDVRELGALYLGEESAVRLVALGRVTEEAAGAAVIADALFRTSRRPWCPDIF, encoded by the coding sequence ATGACTGTCGACGTCCGTACGATCACCGCGTCCGAGTACCCCGACTGGCTCGCTGCCCTGGCCACCGGCTTTCTCCGGCGGACCGTCGCCTCGGAGGCCGAAGTCGCCGAACGCATGGCGTACACGGGCCTGGAGCGTGTGCAGGGCGCGTTCGACGACGGGCGGTGCGTCGCGACGTACCGCTCCTTCGCACAGGAGCTCACGGTGCCCGGCGGCGCACAGCTTCCGGCGAGCGCCGTGAGCAACGTGACCGTGACGGCCACGCACCGCAGGCGTGGTCTGCTCAGCCGGATGATGGACACGGACCTGGCGGCGGCGAAGGAGCGCGGCGACGTCCTGTCGACCCTGATCGCCGCCGAGTACCCCATTTACGGGCGGTACGGATTCGGGCCCGCCGCAGGCTTCACCGAGTGGGAGGTCGACGTGCCCCGGTCCGGGCTCGACCCGCGCTGGGCGGGGCCCGACGACGGCGGCCGCGTCGATCTGACCGACGGGGCCGACGTACGCAAGCTCGGGCCCGAGCTGTACGAGCGCTTCCGGGCGGTGCAGCACGGTGCGATCGACCGGGACGAGCGCTGGTGGCAGCTCAACACCGGGCAGGTGACCCAGGCGCACCAGCCCTGGAGCAAGCCGTTCTACGCCGTCTACCGTTCGGCGCACGGCGAGGTCGAGGGCCTGATGGTCTTCGATTCCGACGAGAAGTGGGCGGACGCCAAGCAGCCGCTGAACACGGCGACCGTACGCGGCATGATCGCGGTGACGCCGGCCGCGGAGCGTGCGCTGTGGCACTTCGTCTGCGCGGTCGACTGGATCACGTCGGTACGGTCCGGATACCGCGCCAGTGACGATCTGCTTCCCCTCCTGCTCCCGGATCCCCGGGCTGCCAGGATCGTCAGTCAGGCGGATTTCCTGTGGGTGCGGCTGCTGGACGTCGTACGGGCCCTTGAGGCACGTACGTATGCGGTGCCCGCCTCGCTCGTGCTGGAGGTGCACGACGCGGCGGGGCTTGCGGGCGGGCGCTTCCGGCTGGACGCGGCGCCGGACGGTGCGGTGTGTGTCCCGACGTCCGAGTCGCCCGGTCTGACGCTGGATGTGCGGGAGTTGGGTGCGCTGTACCTGGGTGAGGAGTCCGCGGTGCGGCTGGTGGCGCTGGGGCGGGTGACGGAGGAGGCGGCGGGCGCCGCCGTCATTGCCGACGCCTTGTTCCGTACGTCCAGGCGCCCGTGGTGCCCGGACATCTTCTGA
- a CDS encoding asparaginase — protein MSSSTAAPAISPSPVLAEVVRSGFVEGHHRGSLVVLAADGSVDLAIGDPHAPVFPRSSNKPMQAAAVLRAGLELSGERLALSAASHSGEPFHLDLVRKMLAEAGLTESDLQTPPDLPLDPVEAEAYLAAGGVRERLTMNCSGKHAAMLAVCAVNGWDAETYLHASHPLQQLVLKVVEEASGERVTAVGTDGCGAPLMAISLTGLARAFRHFVVAEPGTAERRVADAMRAHPEYVAGTRRPDTWLMREVPGTLSKMGAEAVQAVALPDGRALAFKIDDGATRALGPVLAGVLRKLGVDGPVVDRIGRSPLMGGAAEVGEIRAAL, from the coding sequence ATGTCATCGAGCACCGCCGCCCCTGCCATATCCCCCTCCCCGGTCCTCGCCGAAGTCGTTCGTTCCGGTTTCGTCGAGGGCCACCACCGGGGATCGCTCGTCGTCCTGGCGGCGGACGGCAGTGTGGACCTGGCGATCGGTGACCCGCACGCCCCCGTCTTCCCGCGCTCCAGCAACAAGCCGATGCAGGCGGCCGCGGTGCTGCGGGCCGGTCTGGAGCTGTCGGGGGAGCGGCTGGCGCTGTCGGCCGCGAGTCACTCCGGGGAGCCGTTCCACCTGGATCTCGTACGGAAAATGCTGGCGGAGGCGGGCCTCACGGAGTCGGACCTCCAGACACCGCCGGACCTGCCGCTGGACCCGGTGGAGGCGGAGGCGTACCTCGCCGCGGGCGGGGTCCGCGAGCGCCTCACCATGAACTGCTCGGGCAAGCACGCCGCGATGCTGGCCGTGTGCGCGGTCAACGGGTGGGACGCCGAAACGTACCTGCACGCCTCGCACCCGCTTCAGCAGCTGGTCCTGAAGGTGGTCGAGGAGGCGAGCGGCGAGCGCGTCACGGCGGTCGGGACCGACGGCTGCGGCGCCCCGCTGATGGCGATCAGCCTCACCGGCCTCGCCCGCGCCTTCCGCCACTTCGTCGTCGCCGAGCCGGGCACGGCGGAGCGCCGCGTCGCGGACGCGATGCGCGCCCACCCCGAGTACGTCGCCGGTACGCGCCGCCCCGACACGTGGCTGATGCGCGAGGTGCCGGGAACGCTGTCGAAGATGGGCGCCGAGGCGGTCCAGGCGGTGGCTCTGCCGGACGGCCGCGCCCTCGCGTTCAAGATCGATGACGGTGCGACGCGGGCACTCGGCCCGGTGCTGGCCGGCGTACTGCGCAAGCTCGGCGTGGACGGGCCGGTCGTCGACCGCATCGGGCGGTCGCCGCTGATGGGCGGGGCGGCGGAGGTCGGGGAGATACGCGCGGCGCTCTGA
- a CDS encoding ABC transporter substrate-binding protein — protein sequence MSTPGIGQPPGPVPMPLIQLASAAAASASAARPPAQRTGDSDAGVLSLLRLPELRALRRDSQRNEADLSYVRRLLHGRIDILRAELSRRTGPESPVVDRLSEILADAPSSHRSSARHVTMSTPHSEESRLLAAEMLADVELSDLGARTDEELHEAMGRLVRYEQQVSRRRQQLQRTADDCSAEIARRYRDGEAQVDDLLT from the coding sequence ATGAGCACACCTGGCATCGGGCAGCCACCCGGGCCCGTACCTATGCCGCTGATCCAGCTGGCGTCCGCCGCTGCCGCCTCCGCTTCCGCCGCACGACCACCGGCGCAGCGGACCGGCGACAGCGATGCCGGTGTCCTGTCGCTGCTCCGGCTGCCCGAACTGCGCGCACTGCGCCGTGACTCGCAGCGGAACGAGGCGGACCTCAGCTATGTGCGGCGCCTGCTTCACGGGCGCATCGACATTCTCAGGGCCGAGCTCTCACGGCGTACGGGGCCGGAGTCCCCGGTCGTGGACCGGCTCTCCGAGATCCTCGCCGACGCCCCGTCGAGCCACCGCTCCTCCGCCCGGCACGTCACGATGTCCACGCCGCACAGCGAGGAGTCCCGGCTGCTGGCCGCCGAGATGCTCGCGGATGTCGAGCTGTCGGACCTCGGCGCGCGTACGGACGAGGAGCTGCACGAGGCGATGGGACGGCTGGTCCGTTACGAGCAGCAGGTCTCGCGGCGCAGGCAACAGCTTCAGCGGACGGCGGACGATTGCAGTGCCGAGATTGCCCGCAGGTACCGTGATGGGGAAGCGCAAGTAGACGACCTGCTGACCTGA
- the dtd gene encoding D-aminoacyl-tRNA deacylase, translated as MRAVVQRVDGASVVVAGQTVGEIVGEGLCVLVGVTHEDTKDKAAQLARKLWSVRILAGEKSCSDVNAPLLVISQFTLYGDARKGRRPTWNAAAPGEVAEPLVDEVVAQLRALGAHVETGRFGADMRVSLTNHGPFTVIVEV; from the coding sequence ATGCGTGCAGTGGTTCAGCGGGTGGACGGCGCGAGCGTCGTCGTGGCGGGGCAGACGGTCGGCGAGATCGTCGGCGAAGGCCTGTGTGTGCTGGTGGGAGTGACCCACGAGGACACAAAGGACAAGGCGGCACAGCTCGCCCGCAAGCTGTGGTCGGTTCGGATCCTTGCGGGCGAGAAGTCCTGCTCCGATGTGAATGCGCCGCTTCTGGTCATTTCACAGTTCACTCTCTACGGGGACGCCCGCAAGGGCCGCCGCCCCACCTGGAACGCCGCGGCGCCCGGCGAGGTGGCCGAACCGCTGGTCGACGAGGTGGTGGCGCAGCTGCGGGCGCTGGGCGCGCACGTGGAGACGGGCCGGTTCGGAGCGGACATGAGGGTCTCGCTCACGAACCACGGCCCGTTCACGGTGATCGTCGAGGTGTAG
- a CDS encoding YgfZ/GcvT domain-containing protein, which translates to MKSPLLSLPGAVPAEGRDEGVAAHYGDLFREQRALAGGTGFVDLSHRGVVTVTGGDRLNWLHLLITQHVSELPAGRATEALILTAHGHVEHAMYLVDDGETVWMHVEPGTQGDLIAYLESMKFFYRVETADRTDDFAVVHLPAGSIAEVPEGVAVRETSYGRDLFLPRGDLESYAETHGPAIGILAYEALRVEAHRPRLGFETDHRTIPHELGWIGSAVHLQKGCYRGQETVARVQNLGKPPRRLVFLHLDGSEVLLPGPGTPVRLAADGEEGRQLGFITTSARHHELGPIALALVKRNVPVDAELLVGNTAAAQEVVVEP; encoded by the coding sequence ATGAAGAGTCCCCTGCTCTCCCTGCCCGGCGCCGTCCCCGCCGAAGGGCGCGACGAAGGCGTCGCCGCGCACTACGGCGACCTGTTCCGCGAACAGCGCGCGCTCGCCGGCGGCACCGGCTTCGTCGACCTCTCGCACCGCGGTGTCGTCACCGTCACCGGCGGCGACCGGCTGAACTGGCTGCACCTCCTGATCACGCAGCATGTCAGCGAGCTGCCCGCGGGCCGGGCCACCGAGGCGCTGATCCTCACCGCGCACGGGCACGTCGAGCATGCGATGTATCTCGTCGACGACGGCGAGACGGTGTGGATGCATGTCGAACCGGGCACGCAGGGCGATCTCATCGCGTACCTGGAGTCGATGAAGTTCTTCTACCGGGTGGAGACCGCCGACCGGACCGACGACTTCGCCGTCGTCCACCTCCCGGCAGGCTCGATCGCCGAGGTTCCCGAAGGCGTAGCCGTACGGGAGACCTCGTACGGGCGCGACCTCTTCCTGCCGCGCGGCGACCTGGAGTCGTACGCCGAAACCCACGGGCCCGCGATCGGCATCCTGGCGTACGAGGCCCTGCGCGTCGAAGCGCACCGGCCCCGCCTCGGCTTCGAGACCGACCACCGCACCATCCCGCACGAGCTGGGCTGGATCGGCAGCGCCGTACACCTCCAGAAGGGCTGCTACCGGGGCCAGGAGACTGTCGCCCGGGTCCAGAACCTGGGGAAGCCGCCGCGCCGGCTGGTCTTCCTGCACCTGGACGGCAGCGAGGTTCTGCTGCCCGGTCCCGGCACTCCGGTGCGGCTCGCTGCGGACGGCGAGGAGGGGCGCCAGCTGGGGTTCATCACAACGTCGGCCCGCCACCACGAGCTGGGGCCCATCGCGCTCGCGCTGGTGAAGCGCAATGTGCCGGTCGACGCCGAGCTGCTGGTGGGGAACACCGCCGCCGCACAGGAAGTCGTCGTAGAGCCGTAA
- a CDS encoding Fur family transcriptional regulator, with protein MVSTDWKSDLRQRGYRLTPQRQLVLEAVDALEHATPDDILTEVRKTASGVNISTVYRTLELLEELGLVSHAHLGHGAPTYHLADRHHHIHLVCRDCTNVIEADTEVAADFIGKLRETFGFETDMKHFAIFGRCRKCTAAASAAES; from the coding sequence GTGGTGAGCACCGACTGGAAGAGTGATCTGCGGCAGCGCGGTTACCGGCTGACACCGCAGCGCCAGCTTGTCCTCGAAGCCGTCGACGCGCTGGAGCACGCGACGCCCGACGACATCCTCACCGAGGTGCGCAAAACCGCGTCCGGCGTGAACATCTCCACCGTCTACCGGACGCTGGAGCTGCTCGAAGAGCTCGGACTGGTCAGCCACGCGCACCTCGGGCACGGGGCGCCGACGTACCACCTGGCCGACCGCCATCACCACATCCACCTGGTCTGCCGCGACTGTACGAACGTGATCGAGGCCGATACCGAGGTCGCCGCCGACTTCATCGGCAAGCTGCGCGAGACCTTCGGCTTCGAGACGGACATGAAGCACTTCGCGATCTTCGGCCGCTGCAGGAAGTGCACGGCCGCGGCGTCGGCCGCCGAGTCGTAG
- a CDS encoding FABP family protein, whose amino-acid sequence MIEIPSDLHPDLVPLVFLLGNWTGAGVTDFPGEEKANFGQEVTFSHDGRDFLEYVSHSWILDAEGNKVRPLETESGYWRIDKDRKVEVVMIRDQGVVEIWYGELADQKPQIDLVTDAVARTAASGPYSGGKRLYGYVKSDLMWVGEKATPDVELRPYMSAHLKKVVTPEEVEQMAKSLGDLPDDGIAFFK is encoded by the coding sequence ATGATCGAGATCCCGTCCGACCTCCACCCGGACCTCGTCCCCCTCGTCTTCCTCCTCGGAAACTGGACGGGCGCGGGCGTCACCGACTTCCCCGGCGAGGAGAAGGCCAACTTCGGCCAGGAAGTCACCTTCAGCCACGACGGCCGCGACTTCCTGGAGTACGTCTCGCACTCCTGGATCCTCGACGCCGAGGGCAACAAGGTGAGGCCCCTGGAGACCGAATCCGGCTACTGGCGCATCGACAAGGACCGCAAGGTCGAGGTCGTCATGATCCGCGACCAGGGCGTCGTGGAGATCTGGTACGGCGAGCTGGCCGACCAGAAGCCGCAGATCGACCTGGTGACGGACGCGGTCGCACGCACCGCCGCATCGGGTCCGTACAGCGGTGGCAAGCGGCTCTACGGGTACGTCAAGAGCGACCTCATGTGGGTCGGCGAGAAGGCCACCCCGGACGTCGAGCTGCGCCCGTACATGTCGGCGCATCTGAAGAAGGTCGTCACGCCGGAAGAGGTCGAGCAGATGGCCAAGAGCCTCGGTGACCTCCCGGACGACGGCATCGCCTTCTTCAAGTAG
- a CDS encoding DsrE family protein, which produces MAKKLVIKVTAGADAPERCSQAFTVAAVAVASGVEVSFWLTGESSWFALPGRAAEFELPHAAPLPDLIESIMAAGQITLCTQCAARREITEKDVIEGVRIAGAQVFVSEITGEGVQALVY; this is translated from the coding sequence ATGGCGAAGAAGCTCGTGATCAAGGTGACTGCCGGGGCCGATGCCCCGGAGCGGTGTTCGCAGGCCTTCACGGTGGCGGCGGTGGCCGTGGCCAGTGGGGTGGAGGTTTCGTTCTGGCTGACCGGCGAGTCCTCGTGGTTCGCGCTGCCGGGCCGCGCCGCCGAGTTCGAACTGCCGCATGCGGCGCCGCTGCCGGATCTGATCGAGTCGATCATGGCCGCCGGGCAGATCACGCTGTGCACGCAGTGCGCGGCGCGGCGCGAGATCACCGAGAAGGACGTGATCGAGGGCGTACGGATCGCAGGCGCGCAGGTCTTCGTCAGCGAGATCACGGGCGAAGGCGTCCAGGCGCTGGTGTACTGA
- a CDS encoding DUF3099 domain-containing protein → MYARRRRNYFLLMGGCLFLFVSAWSVVRLWSVPVAVGMCVVAMVIPPIAAMIANRRGPEDRWWDDPSGDPKSDEWWDELDGKKHHP, encoded by the coding sequence ATGTACGCGCGGCGCCGTCGCAACTATTTCCTGCTGATGGGCGGATGCCTCTTCCTCTTCGTGTCCGCCTGGTCCGTCGTGCGCCTGTGGTCCGTGCCCGTGGCCGTCGGGATGTGCGTCGTCGCCATGGTCATACCGCCGATCGCGGCGATGATCGCCAACCGGAGAGGCCCGGAGGACCGCTGGTGGGACGATCCGTCCGGGGACCCGAAGTCCGACGAGTGGTGGGACGAACTGGACGGCAAGAAGCACCACCCGTAA
- a CDS encoding DUF1416 domain-containing protein — translation MCGAKAGGPDASTIKPGETTIQGSVTRNGEPVTGYVRLLDSTGEFTAEVPTSATGQFRFYAAEGTWTLRALVPGGTADRTVVAQTGGLAEVAIAV, via the coding sequence ATGTGTGGAGCGAAGGCCGGCGGCCCCGACGCCTCGACGATCAAGCCCGGTGAGACCACCATCCAGGGCAGCGTGACCCGCAACGGCGAGCCCGTCACCGGTTACGTCCGACTGCTGGACTCGACCGGCGAGTTCACCGCCGAGGTCCCGACCTCGGCCACGGGCCAGTTCCGCTTCTACGCGGCCGAGGGCACGTGGACCCTGCGCGCACTCGTCCCCGGCGGCACGGCCGACCGTACGGTCGTGGCGCAGACGGGCGGCCTCGCAGAGGTGGCCATCGCAGTCTGA
- a CDS encoding sulfurtransferase: MSRSDVLVDADWVEAHIEDPKVAIVEVDEDTSAYEKNHIRNAIRIDWTKDLQDPVRRDFIDQEGFEKLLSAKGIANDTTVVLYGGNNNWFASYAFWYFKLYGHQDVRLLDGGRKKWELDSRDLVAEVPQRPATDYKAKPQDTSIRAFRDDVVNAIGNKNLVDVRSPDEFSGKLLAPAHLPQEQSQRPGHVPSARNIPWSKNANDDGTFKSDEELKALYEDEQVDLSKETIAYCRIGERSALTWFVLHQLLGQENVRNYDGSWTEYGSLVGVPIELGANK, translated from the coding sequence ATGAGCCGCAGCGACGTACTGGTAGACGCAGACTGGGTCGAGGCCCACATCGAGGACCCGAAGGTCGCCATCGTCGAGGTCGACGAAGACACCTCCGCGTACGAGAAGAACCACATCCGCAACGCGATCCGCATCGACTGGACCAAGGACCTCCAGGACCCGGTCCGCCGCGACTTCATCGACCAGGAGGGCTTCGAGAAGCTCCTTTCGGCGAAGGGCATCGCGAACGACACGACCGTCGTCCTCTACGGCGGCAACAACAACTGGTTCGCCTCGTACGCCTTCTGGTACTTCAAGCTCTACGGTCACCAGGACGTCCGCCTGCTCGACGGCGGCCGCAAGAAGTGGGAGCTCGACTCCCGCGACCTGGTCGCCGAGGTCCCGCAGCGTCCGGCCACGGACTACAAGGCCAAGCCGCAGGACACCTCGATCCGCGCCTTCCGCGACGACGTCGTCAACGCGATCGGCAACAAGAACCTCGTCGACGTGCGCTCCCCCGACGAGTTCAGCGGCAAGCTGCTCGCCCCGGCGCACCTCCCGCAGGAGCAGTCGCAGCGCCCGGGCCACGTCCCGTCCGCCCGCAACATCCCGTGGTCGAAGAACGCCAACGACGACGGCACCTTCAAGTCGGACGAGGAGCTCAAGGCCCTCTACGAGGACGAGCAGGTCGACCTCTCGAAGGAGACCATCGCGTACTGCCGCATCGGTGAGCGCTCGGCCCTGACCTGGTTCGTGCTGCACCAGCTGCTCGGCCAGGAGAACGTCCGCAACTACGACGGTTCCTGGACCGAGTACGGCTCGCTCGTCGGTGTTCCGATCGAGCTCGGCGCCAACAAGTAA
- a CDS encoding putative leader peptide, with protein sequence MQKRQADLTKRRAVDLCRVAAMLCRTV encoded by the coding sequence ATGCAGAAGCGACAGGCGGACCTCACGAAGCGGCGGGCAGTAGACCTGTGCCGCGTCGCCGCCATGCTCTGTCGCACTGTCTGA
- a CDS encoding DUF2993 domain-containing protein, whose product MRALRILLVVGVILGGIFVALDRWAAGMAESEVAERVQAQQGPAGGTEVSIKGFPFLTQVMSKQLDQVDVTLKGIEANAAGRKVRVGEMTAQLHDVTLRGSLTGFSSATAARATGTANVSYEDLSEASESDVTLSYGGNGKVKVTGTVAVLGRNVTRSVLSTVSLVDGNTIRVRADAVPGEGIPGLEGMVRRKTDFDRQIGGLPDGLKLEKVQAAEGGVEISVTGTDVNLAG is encoded by the coding sequence ATGCGTGCACTGCGAATACTGCTGGTCGTCGGCGTGATCCTCGGCGGCATCTTCGTCGCCCTGGACCGCTGGGCGGCCGGCATGGCCGAGTCCGAGGTGGCGGAGCGGGTCCAGGCCCAGCAGGGGCCGGCAGGCGGCACCGAGGTGTCGATCAAGGGCTTTCCCTTCCTGACCCAGGTCATGTCCAAGCAGCTCGACCAGGTCGACGTCACTCTCAAGGGCATCGAGGCGAACGCGGCCGGCCGCAAGGTGCGGGTCGGTGAGATGACCGCCCAGCTCCACGACGTAACGCTCCGGGGCAGCCTCACCGGCTTCTCCAGTGCGACGGCGGCGCGCGCCACGGGCACCGCGAACGTCTCGTACGAGGACCTCTCCGAGGCCTCCGAGAGCGACGTGACCCTCTCGTACGGCGGCAACGGCAAGGTGAAGGTCACCGGCACCGTCGCCGTCCTCGGCCGCAATGTCACGCGCAGCGTGCTCTCCACCGTCAGCCTGGTCGACGGCAATACGATCCGGGTGCGGGCCGACGCGGTTCCGGGCGAGGGCATCCCCGGGCTGGAGGGAATGGTCCGCCGGAAGACCGACTTCGACCGCCAGATCGGCGGCCTGCCGGACGGGCTGAAGCTCGAAAAGGTCCAGGCGGCCGAGGGTGGCGTAGAGATTTCCGTCACGGGTACGGATGTGAACCTGGCCGGATGA
- a CDS encoding MoaD/ThiS family protein, with protein MAVGTIRYWAAAKAAAGIAEEPYAAGTLAEALDAVRERHPGELTRVLQRCSFLIDGSPVGTRGHETVRLAEGGTVEVLPPFAGG; from the coding sequence ATGGCAGTGGGCACCATCCGCTACTGGGCCGCGGCCAAGGCCGCCGCCGGGATCGCAGAGGAGCCGTACGCGGCCGGGACGCTCGCCGAGGCGCTCGACGCCGTGCGCGAACGCCACCCCGGGGAGCTGACGCGCGTACTCCAGCGGTGTTCGTTCCTCATCGACGGTTCCCCCGTCGGGACCCGCGGTCATGAGACCGTACGGCTTGCCGAGGGCGGCACGGTCGAGGTGCTCCCGCCGTTCGCAGGAGGATGA
- a CDS encoding alpha/beta hydrolase family protein, which produces MGSEAEGQSRRSIVPLITRRPRRTTLRTDDGVRIEALYEPWDGTSGGLSGGATRELAIVVAHGFTGSVDRPAVRRAARVFTRYAAVITFSFRGHGGSGGRSTVGDREVLDLAAAVRWARSLGYARVVTVGFSMGGSVALRHAALYGNGPGAHGGRTEARTAMTVASSAPAHTDAIVESSGPAHTDAVVAVSAPARWYYRGTAPMRRLHWVVTRPVGRLVGRFGFRTRIHGREWDPVPLSPVEAVARIASATPLLVVHGDRDPYFPLDHPRMLAAAAAGAAADASGLHELWIEPGMGHAENAAHETLLTRIAAWLAEVTAA; this is translated from the coding sequence ATGGGTTCCGAGGCAGAGGGGCAAAGCCGCAGATCAATTGTTCCCTTGATCACGCGCAGGCCCCGGCGCACGACTCTGCGTACGGATGACGGCGTACGTATCGAGGCGCTGTACGAGCCGTGGGACGGCACGTCGGGCGGCCTGTCCGGGGGTGCCACGCGGGAGTTGGCCATCGTGGTCGCGCACGGCTTCACGGGGTCGGTCGACCGGCCCGCGGTGCGGCGCGCGGCGCGGGTATTCACGCGGTATGCGGCGGTAATCACATTCTCGTTCCGCGGCCACGGCGGCTCCGGCGGCCGCTCCACGGTGGGCGACCGCGAGGTGCTGGACCTGGCGGCGGCGGTGCGGTGGGCGCGTTCGCTGGGCTACGCGAGGGTGGTGACGGTCGGCTTCTCGATGGGCGGCTCGGTGGCGCTCCGGCACGCGGCGCTGTACGGGAACGGGCCGGGTGCGCACGGGGGGCGCACAGAAGCGCGTACGGCCATGACTGTGGCGTCGAGCGCCCCCGCGCACACCGATGCGATCGTGGAGTCGAGCGGCCCCGCCCACACCGACGCGGTCGTGGCTGTCAGCGCCCCCGCCCGCTGGTACTACCGCGGCACCGCCCCCATGCGGCGGCTGCACTGGGTCGTCACCCGGCCCGTGGGGCGCCTCGTCGGCCGCTTCGGGTTCCGTACCCGGATCCACGGCCGGGAGTGGGATCCGGTGCCGCTCTCGCCGGTCGAGGCGGTGGCGCGGATCGCGTCGGCCACGCCGCTGCTGGTCGTGCACGGCGACCGCGACCCGTACTTCCCCCTGGACCACCCGCGCATGCTGGCCGCCGCTGCCGCCGGCGCCGCTGCCGATGCCTCCGGCCTGCACGAACTCTGGATCGAGCCCGGCATGGGGCACGCCGAGAACGCGGCCCACGAGACGCTCCTCACCCGCATCGCGGCCTGGCTCGCCGAGGTCACAGCGGCATAG
- a CDS encoding response regulator transcription factor — MSSLLLLTNALQPSTEVLPALGLLLHSVRVAPAEGPALVDTPGADVILIDGRRDLPQVRSLCQLLRSTGPGCPLILVVTEGGLAAVTADWGIDDVLLDTAGPAEVEARLRLATGRQQITSDDSPMEIRNGDLSVDEATYSAKLKGRVLDLTFKEFELLKYLAQHPGRVFTRAQLLQEVWGYDYFGGTRTVDVHVRRLRAKLGPEHESLIGTVRNVGYRFVTPEKVERAAAAEEAKAKAKADSRAASESATATASPVTHAAETASLEEAAVRPAQR, encoded by the coding sequence ATGAGTTCTCTGCTGCTCCTGACCAATGCCCTCCAGCCGTCGACGGAGGTGCTTCCCGCCCTCGGCCTGCTTCTGCACAGTGTGCGGGTGGCTCCCGCCGAGGGCCCGGCCCTCGTCGACACCCCTGGTGCCGACGTGATCCTGATCGACGGCCGCCGCGACCTCCCGCAGGTCCGGTCGCTGTGCCAGCTGCTGAGGTCCACCGGACCCGGCTGCCCGCTGATCCTCGTCGTGACGGAGGGCGGCCTCGCGGCCGTCACCGCCGACTGGGGCATCGACGACGTACTGCTCGACACCGCCGGTCCGGCCGAGGTCGAGGCCCGGCTGCGGCTCGCGACGGGCCGCCAGCAGATCACCTCGGACGACAGCCCGATGGAGATCCGCAACGGCGACCTGTCGGTCGACGAGGCGACGTACAGCGCGAAGCTCAAGGGGCGGGTCCTGGACCTGACCTTCAAGGAGTTCGAGCTGCTGAAGTACCTGGCGCAGCACCCCGGCCGGGTCTTCACGCGCGCACAGCTCCTCCAGGAGGTGTGGGGCTACGACTACTTCGGCGGTACGCGCACGGTCGACGTGCACGTACGACGGCTGCGGGCGAAGCTCGGCCCCGAGCACGAGTCGCTGATCGGGACCGTACGCAATGTGGGCTACCGCTTCGTGACGCCCGAGAAGGTCGAGCGCGCGGCGGCGGCCGAGGAGGCCAAGGCGAAGGCGAAGGCCGATTCCCGGGCCGCGTCGGAGTCCGCGACCGCGACCGCTTCGCCCGTCACCCATGCGGCGGAAACGGCCTCCCTGGAGGAAGCAGCCGTACGGCCTGCCCAGCGGTAG